A window of the Diabrotica undecimpunctata isolate CICGRU chromosome 1, icDiaUnde3, whole genome shotgun sequence genome harbors these coding sequences:
- the Prosbeta6 gene encoding proteasome subunit beta type-1 has protein sequence MMQTANNVYYPDYSTAPMQRQINPYADNGGSVVAIAGEDFVIIGADTRLSAGFSIYTREQNKLFPLSGTTVLGCAGCWCDTLTLTRILKSRMQMYQQEHNKTMSTTACAQMLSTMLYYKRFFPYYISNILVGLDNEGKGCVYSYDPIGHCEKATYRAGGSAGALLQPLLDNQIGQKNMLKTSGEPLSQEKALATLKDVFISAAERDIYTGDSVLINIITKDGVKEESFQLRRD, from the exons ATGATGCAAACCGCCAATAATGTATATTATCCCGATTATTCCACTGCTCCAATGCAACGTCAAATTAATCCTTATGCCGACAATGGAGG gAGTGTAGTAGCAATAGCAGGTGAAGACTTTGTAATAATTGGTGCAGATACACGTTTGAGTGCTGGATTTTCCATTTACACTAGAGAACAAAACAAACTATTCCCGCTATCAGGCACTACAGTTTTAGGCTGTGCAGGATGTTGGTGTGATACTCTAACATTAACCAGAATCCTTAAATCTCGCATGCAGATGTACCAACAAGAGCATAACAAAACAATGTCTACAACTGCATGTGCCCAAATGTTGTCAACCATGCTCTACTACAAGAGATTCTTTCCTTATTATATATCAAACATTCTTGTTGGTTTAGATAATGAAGGAAAGGGCTGTGTTTACAGCTATGATCCAATCGGACATTGTGAAAAAGCTACTTATAGAGCAGGTGGTTCGGCTGGAGCTCTGCTCCAACCCCTTTTGGACAATCAGATTGGACAAAAGAACATGCTTAAAACATCTGGAGAACCTCTTAGTCAGGAGAAAGCTTTGGCTACACTGAAAGATGTATTTATTTCTGCTGCTGAAAGAGATATCTACACTGGAGATAgtgtacttataaatattattactAAAGATGGAGTAAAGGAAGAGTCCTTCCAGTTGAGAAGGGATTAG
- the mbf1 gene encoding endothelial differentiation-related factor 1, with protein MADWDTVTVLKKRAPKASTMKSEQAINAARRQGVAVDTQLKWGAGSNKQHVATKNTAKLDRETEELKHDTISLDVGKLIQQGRQSKGLSQKDLATKINEKPQVITDYEAGRGIPNNAIIGKIERIIGIKLRGKDRGQPLVLPPGKKE; from the exons atgGCTGATTGGGACACAGTAACTGTTTTAAAGAAACGAGCACCTAAAGCTTCCACAATGAAAAGTGAGCAAGCAATAAATGCAGCTCGTCGCCAAGGTGTAGCTGTCGACACGCAGTTAAAAT GGGGTGCTGGTAGTAATAAACAACATGTAGCAACAAAAAATACTGCCAAATTGGATAGGGAAACAGAAGAACTGAAACATGATACCATATCACTGGATGTAGGAAAGTTGATCCAACAGGGTCGTCAGTCAAAGGGGCTCAGCCAAAAAGACCTTGCCACAAAAATTAACGAAAAACCACAAGTTATAACGGATTACGAAGCCGGTCGAGGTATTCCAAACAATGCAATTATTGGTAAAATTGAACGTATCATTGGAATTAAACTCAGAGGAAAAGATCGTGGACAACCATTAGTACTGCCCCCAGGAAAAAAAGAGTAG